The following are from one region of the Mycolicibacterium diernhoferi genome:
- a CDS encoding SCO6745 family protein has protein sequence MSAADLIETTATAGAAIEQAVAVFMLHPQTYGESVAAGYENPLAGYVAGRGGVLGDATGATVSAAFAVFEPAGLSAMWEEGIAVRGAAGAAEVYWNQAAEFGRKYLADAQGVDRIAALGEKLIAVAPIAASPLFAGWRAMPLAEDAPARALQVMFVLRELRAGLHFNALSLAGVSPIEAHMLNKGPKYAAMFGWPEPYADGADKKDRYEDAERATNRRMAELVDEALDAAEAQELARLTAAALETVKANVPS, from the coding sequence TTGAGCGCCGCCGATCTCATTGAAACCACTGCGACCGCGGGAGCTGCCATCGAGCAGGCCGTGGCCGTGTTCATGCTGCACCCGCAGACCTACGGGGAGAGTGTCGCCGCCGGCTATGAGAACCCGCTGGCCGGCTACGTGGCGGGCCGCGGTGGAGTCCTCGGTGACGCAACCGGTGCCACCGTCAGTGCGGCTTTCGCGGTGTTCGAACCCGCCGGCCTGTCGGCCATGTGGGAGGAGGGCATCGCGGTGCGCGGTGCTGCCGGTGCGGCTGAGGTGTACTGGAACCAGGCAGCAGAATTCGGCCGCAAGTATCTGGCCGACGCACAGGGCGTGGACCGCATCGCCGCGCTCGGCGAGAAGCTCATCGCGGTGGCACCCATCGCTGCGTCGCCGTTGTTCGCCGGCTGGCGCGCGATGCCACTGGCCGAGGATGCGCCGGCGCGGGCCCTGCAGGTGATGTTCGTGCTCCGCGAGCTGCGCGCCGGACTGCACTTCAATGCGCTCAGTCTGGCCGGTGTCAGCCCGATCGAAGCGCACATGCTCAACAAGGGCCCCAAGTACGCGGCGATGTTCGGCTGGCCCGAACCATACGCCGACGGCGCGGACAAGAAGGACCGCTACGAGGACGCCGAGCGGGCCACCAACCGCCGGATGGCCGAACTCGTCGACGAGGCGCTCGATGCCGCCGAAGCGCAGGAGCTGGCCCGGCTGACCGCCGCGGCACTGGAAACGGTGAAGGCCAACGTTCCCAGCTGA
- a CDS encoding HNH endonuclease signature motif containing protein: MSRDVVQGREAVQHALSDHAASTKALLDADFTVFDTAELLAIQSERELRARADEMIGHRIQAALMDRATAHEIGGKSWVDVLATRMRISRAEAARRVSGAEVLGPRHAIGGEVLEPVLAACAAALADGAICAGHIKVVRAIMKTACGRMTGTELADLEVSLVAAAKTTTPETLEKAAERVLYKLNQDGHGPDVARHKRGITLGPQDADGLVRITGWVDAELAAYLGTAQEVWGRPGVNNPDDAEPQLNPDPNPLEDEPGPACDPEGEEEPAGADSEDDAADEGLADPAGEEPFADADTAEDPDPNHPADFGALADLAAGDTRTRAQRLHDAVKAILRDALMAKSLGQHNGIPVTIVVSTTLAELEAGAGIAVTGTGTLMPMPDLIRLAEQAYHYLVVYRKHTAEPLYLGRTKRLASKAQRLLLYNRDRGCTRPGCTKAACQCQAHHAEPSWNNGGLTDAPTLALGCGPDNRLAEMGWTTSIDHDTGRTHWHPPPLMDTGGDTLNHHFHPEELLPPEEQDDGDR; this comes from the coding sequence ATGAGCAGGGATGTGGTGCAGGGTCGGGAGGCGGTGCAGCATGCACTCTCCGATCACGCCGCGTCCACCAAAGCCTTGCTGGATGCCGACTTCACCGTGTTCGACACCGCGGAGTTGTTGGCCATCCAATCCGAACGCGAACTGCGGGCGCGCGCGGACGAGATGATCGGGCACCGGATCCAGGCCGCGCTGATGGACCGGGCCACCGCGCATGAGATCGGCGGGAAGTCCTGGGTCGATGTGCTGGCCACCCGGATGCGGATCAGCCGTGCCGAGGCCGCCCGCCGGGTGTCGGGCGCCGAAGTGCTTGGCCCGCGCCACGCCATCGGCGGGGAGGTATTGGAGCCGGTGCTGGCGGCCTGTGCCGCCGCGTTGGCCGACGGAGCGATCTGTGCGGGGCACATCAAGGTGGTCCGGGCGATAATGAAGACCGCGTGCGGCCGGATGACTGGTACCGAGTTGGCGGACCTGGAGGTGTCGCTGGTCGCCGCGGCCAAGACCACGACCCCGGAAACCCTGGAAAAGGCCGCCGAACGGGTGCTCTACAAACTCAACCAGGACGGCCATGGCCCCGATGTCGCGCGGCATAAGCGGGGCATCACCCTGGGCCCGCAGGATGCCGACGGGCTGGTGCGCATCACCGGCTGGGTCGATGCGGAGTTGGCGGCGTATCTGGGCACCGCGCAAGAGGTGTGGGGCCGGCCCGGGGTCAACAACCCCGATGACGCTGAGCCCCAGCTCAATCCGGACCCGAACCCGCTCGAAGACGAACCCGGGCCGGCGTGCGATCCGGAGGGCGAAGAAGAACCCGCGGGCGCCGACAGTGAAGACGACGCGGCCGATGAGGGACTCGCGGATCCGGCCGGTGAAGAGCCCTTCGCCGACGCTGACACAGCAGAAGATCCCGATCCCAACCACCCCGCCGACTTCGGTGCCCTGGCCGACCTGGCCGCCGGTGATACCCGCACCCGGGCCCAACGTTTGCACGATGCCGTCAAGGCGATCCTGCGTGATGCCCTGATGGCCAAGAGCCTCGGCCAACACAACGGCATCCCGGTCACCATCGTGGTCTCCACGACGTTGGCGGAATTGGAGGCAGGCGCCGGGATCGCGGTCACCGGGACCGGCACCCTGATGCCCATGCCGGATCTGATCCGCCTCGCCGAACAGGCGTACCACTACCTGGTGGTGTACCGAAAACACACCGCCGAACCGCTCTACCTCGGGCGCACCAAACGCCTGGCCAGCAAGGCCCAACGCCTACTGCTCTACAACCGCGACCGCGGCTGCACCCGGCCCGGCTGCACCAAAGCCGCGTGTCAGTGCCAGGCCCATCACGCCGAACCCAGCTGGAACAACGGCGGACTCACCGACGCCCCCACCCTGGCCCTGGGCTGCGGCCCCGACAACCGGCTCGCCGAAATGGGCTGGACCACCAGCATCGACCACGACACCGGGCGCACCCACTGGCACCCACCCCCACTGATGGACACCGGCGGTGACACCCTCAACCACCACTTCCACCCCGAAGAACTCCTCCCACCGGAGGAGCAGGACGACGGTGACCGATGA
- a CDS encoding universal stress protein, with protein MIVIGYTADQFGYAALEHGIAEAKLRDTDLLVINSTSGESYVDSRFAGAGEVHDLEALLEECGVSFELAQPVGVDAAAELLAAMDRPAAQLLVIGIRHRSPVGKLLLGSVAQKLILECPKPVLAVKPSDD; from the coding sequence ATGATTGTGATCGGGTACACCGCAGACCAATTCGGTTATGCCGCGCTCGAGCACGGCATCGCGGAGGCGAAACTGCGCGACACCGACCTGTTGGTGATCAACTCGACGTCGGGGGAGTCGTACGTGGACTCGCGCTTTGCCGGTGCCGGCGAGGTCCACGACCTGGAGGCCCTCCTGGAGGAGTGCGGTGTGTCGTTCGAGCTGGCGCAGCCGGTCGGTGTGGACGCGGCCGCGGAACTACTGGCGGCGATGGACCGCCCGGCCGCGCAGTTACTGGTCATCGGCATCCGGCACCGTAGCCCGGTGGGCAAGCTGTTGCTCGGTAGCGTCGCGCAGAAGCTGATCCTGGAATGCCCGAAACCCGTTCTGGCGGTGAAGCCTTCCGACGACTGA
- a CDS encoding tripartite tricarboxylate transporter permease — protein MENFDWLLQGFAEAATPMNLLYAAIGVLLGTAVGVLPGIGPAMTVALLLPITYNVSPSAAFIMFAGIFYGGMYGGSTTSILLNTPGESSSVITAIEGNKMAKAGRAAQALATAAIGSFIAGAIGTVLLAAFAPAVSRFAVTLGAPSYLAIMLFALVAVTAVLGSSKVRGLISLLLGLAIGIVGIDSLTGQPRATFGVPLLADGIDIVVIAVAVFAVGEALWVAAHLRRRPADVIPVGRPWMGRSDWKRSWKPWLRGTAYGFPFGALPAGGAELPTFLSYITEKKLSKHPEEFGKGAIEGVAGPEAANNASAAGTLVPMLSLGLPTNATAAVMLTAFVSYGIQPGPTLFDKEPLLIWTLIASLFIGNAMLLALNLPLAPLWAKLLRTPRPYLYAGILFFAALGAFAVNLQPLDLLLLLIFGLMGLMMRRFGLPVLPLIIGVILGPRIERQLRQSLQLGGGDWSNLFTEPVAIVTYVLMALLLLAPLVLRLMHRSEETLLIVEDDRDQKEKAANS, from the coding sequence ATGGAGAATTTCGACTGGCTGCTACAGGGGTTCGCCGAGGCGGCCACACCGATGAACCTGCTGTACGCCGCGATCGGCGTGCTGCTGGGGACCGCGGTCGGGGTGCTGCCCGGCATCGGTCCGGCGATGACGGTGGCACTGCTGCTGCCGATCACCTACAACGTCAGCCCCAGTGCGGCGTTCATCATGTTCGCCGGAATCTTCTACGGCGGTATGTACGGCGGGTCGACCACGTCGATCCTGCTGAACACACCCGGTGAATCGTCGTCGGTGATCACCGCGATCGAGGGCAACAAGATGGCCAAGGCCGGTCGCGCCGCGCAGGCACTGGCCACCGCCGCCATCGGCTCGTTCATCGCGGGGGCCATCGGCACCGTGCTGCTGGCCGCCTTCGCGCCGGCGGTCTCCCGATTCGCGGTCACCCTGGGCGCGCCGTCCTATCTGGCGATCATGCTGTTCGCGCTGGTCGCGGTGACTGCGGTGCTGGGATCCTCGAAGGTCCGCGGGCTGATCTCGCTGCTGCTGGGCCTGGCGATCGGCATCGTCGGCATCGACTCGCTGACCGGTCAACCGCGCGCCACCTTCGGGGTGCCACTGCTGGCCGACGGCATCGACATCGTGGTCATCGCGGTGGCGGTGTTCGCGGTCGGTGAGGCGCTGTGGGTGGCGGCGCATCTGCGCCGTCGTCCCGCCGATGTCATCCCGGTCGGGCGGCCGTGGATGGGGCGCAGTGATTGGAAGCGGTCCTGGAAGCCGTGGCTGCGCGGGACGGCGTACGGGTTCCCGTTCGGCGCCTTGCCCGCCGGTGGCGCGGAGTTGCCGACCTTCCTGAGCTACATCACCGAGAAGAAGCTGTCCAAGCATCCCGAGGAGTTCGGCAAGGGCGCCATCGAGGGTGTAGCCGGGCCGGAGGCGGCCAACAATGCCTCGGCCGCAGGGACTTTGGTGCCGATGTTGTCGCTCGGTCTGCCCACCAATGCCACCGCGGCGGTGATGCTGACGGCGTTTGTGTCCTACGGGATCCAGCCCGGCCCGACGCTGTTCGACAAGGAACCGCTGCTGATCTGGACGCTGATCGCGAGCCTGTTCATCGGCAACGCCATGCTGCTGGCGCTGAACCTGCCGCTCGCGCCGCTGTGGGCCAAACTACTGCGTACGCCGCGGCCCTACCTGTATGCGGGCATCTTGTTCTTCGCCGCGCTGGGGGCGTTCGCGGTGAACCTGCAGCCGCTGGATCTGTTGTTGCTGCTGATCTTCGGATTGATGGGGCTGATGATGCGCCGGTTCGGGCTTCCGGTGCTGCCGTTGATCATCGGGGTGATCCTGGGTCCGCGGATCGAGCGGCAGCTGCGGCAGAGTCTGCAACTCGGCGGCGGGGACTGGAGCAATCTGTTCACCGAACCGGTGGCGATCGTCACCTACGTGCTGATGGCGCTGCTGCTGCTGGCGCCGCTGGTGCTGCGGCTGATGCATCGCAGTGAGGAGACGCTGTTGATCGTCGAGGATGACCGGGACCAGAAGGAAAAGGCTGCGAACTCATGA
- a CDS encoding tripartite tricarboxylate transporter TctB family protein: MSTEPEVAARVRPDYAQYVVCVVMVAVGAFLLYDALTMPGGYAEVDPVGPRFFPIVIGVGLLVMAVILAIAIPRGSTGEADAGEDVDPDMPSDWRTVGLLIGLFVMLIVLVNPLGWAITSALFFAGCATVLGSRHYLRNIAIGVVLALVSFYAFYSGLGIPLPAGILDGIL, encoded by the coding sequence GTGAGTACCGAACCGGAAGTGGCCGCGCGGGTACGGCCCGACTACGCGCAGTACGTCGTCTGTGTGGTGATGGTGGCCGTCGGTGCATTTCTGCTCTACGACGCGCTGACCATGCCGGGCGGTTACGCCGAGGTGGATCCCGTTGGGCCGCGCTTCTTCCCGATCGTCATCGGGGTGGGCCTGCTGGTGATGGCGGTCATCCTGGCCATCGCGATCCCGCGTGGCTCCACCGGCGAGGCGGACGCGGGGGAGGACGTCGACCCCGACATGCCCAGCGACTGGCGGACGGTGGGCCTGCTGATCGGTCTGTTCGTCATGCTGATCGTCTTGGTGAACCCGCTCGGCTGGGCGATCACCAGCGCACTGTTCTTCGCCGGCTGCGCCACCGTGCTGGGCAGCCGGCATTACCTGCGCAACATCGCGATCGGTGTGGTGCTGGCGCTGGTCAGCTTCTACGCGTTCTATTCCGGGCTCGGAATCCCGCTGCCCGCAGGCATCCTGGATGGGATTCTGTAG
- a CDS encoding Bug family tripartite tricarboxylate transporter substrate binding protein, producing the protein MFERRHATRGLLIALIAALLLTGCGVTRGEETGLHRLRMMVPNSPGGGYDLTARTAVKIMEDDEITGRVEVFNVIGAGGTVAMARLMNERGNGDLMMMMGLGVVGAVFTNGSTARASDATALAKMVEEQEGILVPADSPFRTVGDFVAAWKADPTKVTVGGGSNPGGPDHLFPMETAKAVGVDPTKVNFVSYDGGGDLLTALLGNKIAAGTSGLGEYVDQIESGQVRVLAVSGDERVEGVDAPTLREAGIDLTFTNWRGILAPPGISDEDRAAMVKILEELHATDAWKEALVKNGWTDAFLTGPAFEEFLAEQDRRVETTLTDLGLV; encoded by the coding sequence ATGTTCGAACGGCGTCATGCGACACGGGGCCTGCTGATCGCCCTGATCGCTGCGCTCCTGCTTACCGGCTGCGGGGTGACCCGCGGAGAGGAGACCGGGCTGCACCGGCTGCGCATGATGGTGCCCAACAGCCCCGGTGGCGGCTACGACCTCACCGCGCGCACCGCGGTCAAGATCATGGAGGACGACGAGATCACCGGCCGCGTCGAGGTGTTCAACGTGATCGGCGCGGGTGGCACGGTCGCGATGGCCCGGTTGATGAACGAGCGCGGTAACGGCGACCTGATGATGATGATGGGGCTGGGGGTGGTGGGGGCCGTCTTCACCAACGGTTCGACGGCGCGCGCCTCGGACGCCACCGCCCTGGCCAAGATGGTCGAGGAGCAGGAAGGCATCCTGGTGCCCGCTGACTCGCCGTTCAGGACGGTGGGGGACTTCGTCGCGGCGTGGAAGGCCGATCCCACCAAGGTCACCGTCGGCGGGGGTTCCAACCCCGGTGGCCCGGACCACCTGTTCCCGATGGAGACCGCCAAGGCCGTCGGCGTGGATCCGACCAAGGTCAACTTCGTCTCCTACGACGGCGGCGGCGATCTGCTGACGGCCCTGCTGGGCAACAAGATCGCGGCCGGCACCTCGGGGCTCGGTGAGTACGTCGACCAGATCGAATCCGGTCAGGTGCGGGTGCTCGCGGTGTCCGGGGACGAACGGGTCGAAGGCGTCGACGCGCCCACCCTGCGCGAGGCCGGCATCGACCTGACGTTCACCAACTGGCGCGGAATCCTTGCCCCGCCCGGCATTTCGGATGAGGACCGGGCGGCCATGGTGAAGATCCTGGAAGAGCTGCACGCGACCGACGCATGGAAGGAGGCGCTGGTGAAGAACGGCTGGACCGATGCCTTCCTGACCGGGCCCGCATTCGAGGAGTTCCTGGCCGAGCAGGACCGGCGCGTCGAGACCACGCTGACGGATCTGGGGCTGGTGTGA
- a CDS encoding sensor histidine kinase — translation MVIKNTSWSRSLAGQFLAFQLVVVAIVLIAVAAVSVAQSTSEFREVRGLRMIAVAENMASTPIVRDRYSDPFADEFLAPEVDRAVALSGASLAEILGPDGTVRASSDPARIGAQTDLGPSRADEGRAWFGDAEVDGMHSLIGQVPILSSDGDVLAVASVSEGYPSLWQSLAGAGERLVVYLGLGALLGMAASWLLSRRIKRHTRGLEVAEIAGLADHREALLHSIREGVVAVNPDGVITVLNDSAQDLLGIGADAVGRRADEVGLEQAVVDFLLSQANNPNGNGADENDVVIATRSRVLALNRRAANSQGRRIGTVTTMRDSTELAALQAQLSSHRSVTDTLRAQTHEFANQLHTISGLVQLGEFDAVHELVGTLTRRRAEINDAVTQRVSDPAVAALLIAKTSLAGESGVTLTLDEDSRLRALPPALATDVITVLGNLIDNAVDASVGSASARVTVRIEDTDGLLIAVTDSGPGVPLALRESVFARGVTSKPDGAGGPAEKRGIGLALVRLVTAQHGGHAQIGDAPGGGASFVVRLPASALATGALGAPRA, via the coding sequence GTGGTCATTAAGAACACGAGCTGGAGCCGCAGCCTCGCCGGGCAGTTCCTGGCGTTTCAGCTGGTGGTGGTCGCCATCGTGCTGATCGCGGTGGCGGCCGTCTCGGTGGCGCAGTCGACCAGCGAGTTCCGCGAGGTCCGCGGCCTGCGGATGATCGCGGTGGCCGAGAACATGGCCTCGACGCCGATCGTGCGGGACCGGTACTCCGATCCGTTCGCGGACGAGTTCCTCGCGCCCGAGGTCGACCGGGCGGTGGCGCTGTCCGGCGCCAGCCTGGCCGAGATCCTCGGCCCGGACGGCACCGTGCGGGCCTCGTCCGACCCGGCCCGCATCGGGGCGCAGACCGACCTGGGTCCCAGCCGCGCCGACGAGGGCCGGGCCTGGTTCGGGGACGCCGAGGTGGACGGCATGCACAGTCTGATCGGGCAGGTGCCGATCCTGTCCAGCGACGGTGACGTGCTGGCGGTCGCCTCGGTCAGCGAGGGCTATCCCTCGCTGTGGCAGTCCCTTGCCGGCGCCGGGGAACGCCTGGTGGTGTACCTGGGCCTGGGTGCGCTGCTGGGGATGGCGGCGTCCTGGCTGTTGTCGCGGCGCATCAAACGGCACACCCGCGGGCTGGAGGTCGCCGAGATCGCCGGCCTGGCCGATCATCGGGAAGCGTTGCTGCACAGCATCCGTGAGGGAGTGGTGGCGGTGAACCCGGATGGGGTGATCACGGTGCTCAACGACAGCGCCCAGGATCTGCTCGGGATCGGCGCCGACGCCGTGGGCCGGCGCGCCGACGAGGTCGGGCTGGAACAGGCCGTCGTGGACTTCCTGCTGTCCCAGGCGAACAACCCGAACGGAAACGGTGCCGACGAGAACGATGTGGTGATCGCCACCCGCAGCCGGGTGCTGGCACTGAATCGGCGCGCGGCCAACAGCCAGGGGCGGCGCATCGGTACCGTGACCACGATGCGCGACAGCACCGAGTTGGCGGCCCTGCAGGCCCAGTTGTCCTCGCACCGCAGCGTCACCGACACCCTGCGGGCGCAGACCCACGAATTCGCCAATCAGTTGCACACCATCTCCGGGCTGGTCCAGCTCGGAGAGTTCGATGCGGTGCACGAGCTGGTCGGCACCCTGACCCGGCGCCGGGCAGAAATCAACGACGCTGTCACGCAACGGGTTTCCGACCCCGCGGTGGCCGCACTACTGATCGCGAAGACCTCGCTGGCCGGGGAGAGCGGGGTGACGTTGACCCTCGACGAGGACAGTCGGCTGCGCGCCCTGCCACCCGCCCTGGCCACCGATGTGATCACCGTGCTGGGCAATCTGATCGACAATGCCGTGGACGCCTCGGTGGGTTCGGCGTCCGCTCGGGTGACCGTCCGGATCGAGGACACCGACGGTCTGCTGATCGCGGTGACCGATTCGGGTCCCGGTGTGCCGCTGGCGCTTCGGGAATCGGTGTTCGCCCGCGGGGTGACCTCCAAACCCGACGGCGCCGGCGGGCCCGCGGAGAAGCGAGGGATCGGGCTGGCGCTCGTACGGCTGGTGACCGCCCAGCACGGCGGGCACGCGCAGATCGGTGACGCCCCCGGCGGCGGCGCGTCGTTCGTGGTGCGGCTACCGGCATCAGCTTTGGCCACGGGGGCACTGGGGGCGCCCCGTGCGTGA
- a CDS encoding response regulator encodes MREVLIVDDDFMVAEIHRRFVERIEGFDPVAVARTGAEALSAAQEHQPDLILLDVYLPDMTGLDVLHRLRAEGDHVGVIMITAARELDTVRGALDGGAADYLIKPFEFAQLQAKLAAFAARADALAADGGADQSMIDALFGGPAAAPTAEALPKGLGAETGRLVLEAVGRAQEVSAAECADLVGISRVSARRYLEHYLAAGLLELRLQYGAGRPERRYRPAG; translated from the coding sequence GTGCGTGAGGTGCTGATCGTCGACGACGATTTCATGGTGGCCGAGATCCACCGGCGGTTCGTCGAACGCATCGAGGGCTTTGATCCGGTCGCGGTGGCGCGCACCGGCGCCGAGGCGCTCTCCGCCGCACAGGAGCACCAGCCGGACCTGATCCTGCTGGATGTGTACCTGCCCGATATGACGGGCCTGGATGTGCTGCACCGGCTTCGGGCCGAGGGAGATCATGTCGGCGTCATCATGATCACCGCGGCCCGCGAGCTGGACACCGTCCGCGGGGCACTGGATGGCGGCGCGGCCGATTACCTGATCAAGCCCTTCGAGTTCGCCCAGTTGCAGGCCAAGCTGGCCGCCTTCGCCGCCCGGGCGGATGCGTTGGCCGCCGACGGCGGCGCCGACCAGTCGATGATCGACGCCCTGTTCGGCGGCCCGGCCGCGGCCCCCACGGCGGAGGCACTGCCCAAGGGGCTCGGCGCGGAGACCGGACGGCTGGTCCTGGAGGCGGTCGGCCGGGCCCAGGAGGTCTCCGCGGCCGAATGCGCAGACCTGGTCGGGATCTCCCGGGTCAGCGCCCGCCGCTACCTGGAGCACTATCTCGCCGCCGGCCTGCTGGAACTGCGTCTGCAGTACGGCGCGGGCCGCCCGGAGCGCCGTTACCGCCCGGCCGGGTGA
- a CDS encoding serine hydrolase domain-containing protein yields the protein MTTATRYALAMLTTLSLLAGCSAADEPQNPARPDSAAADTVSRIVEDAMERGHLKAVIIRVTEDGREVLTRAFGESMTGVPATPAMHFRNGAVAISYVATLLLKLVEQNTVHLDDKLSTWLPDTPHADQVTLGQLAQMTSGYADFVIGNEEFQKAYYANPFRQWEPEELLSFATSKPLYYPPGTNWNYAHTNYVLLGLALEKATGRDMPDLLTDEVLGPLGLTNTANSYTAEIPTPTLHAFTSERRESLGIPSGTEFYEESTYWNPSWTITNGAIQTTNIHDMAATAAAIGSGALLSSESYQKMIAPDLRGKTSAQPGCPTCAPQTVFYTYGIGIVRSGYWLLQNPLFAGQAGVAAYLPAKKLAVAIAVTYLPEAFDDAGNYPNEADTLFRRIGAELAPEDAPPTPPGSPG from the coding sequence ATGACGACCGCTACCCGGTACGCCCTCGCCATGCTGACGACCCTCTCCCTGCTGGCGGGATGCTCGGCCGCCGACGAACCGCAGAACCCGGCGCGCCCGGATTCCGCCGCGGCCGACACGGTGTCGCGGATCGTCGAGGACGCGATGGAACGCGGCCACCTCAAGGCCGTCATCATCCGGGTCACCGAGGACGGCCGGGAGGTGCTGACCCGGGCGTTCGGCGAGTCCATGACGGGTGTGCCGGCCACCCCCGCCATGCACTTCCGCAACGGTGCGGTCGCGATCTCCTATGTCGCCACCCTGCTGCTGAAACTGGTCGAGCAGAACACAGTCCACCTCGACGACAAGCTGTCGACCTGGCTGCCCGACACCCCGCACGCCGATCAGGTGACGCTCGGCCAGCTCGCCCAGATGACCTCCGGGTACGCCGACTTCGTGATCGGAAACGAGGAGTTCCAGAAGGCCTACTACGCCAATCCTTTCCGGCAATGGGAACCCGAAGAGCTGCTGAGCTTCGCAACATCCAAGCCGTTGTACTACCCGCCGGGCACCAACTGGAACTATGCCCACACCAATTACGTGCTGCTCGGGTTGGCGCTGGAGAAGGCCACCGGACGCGATATGCCCGACCTGCTCACCGACGAGGTGCTCGGACCGCTGGGGCTGACCAACACCGCCAACTCCTATACCGCCGAGATCCCGACGCCCACGTTGCACGCATTCACCTCGGAGCGCCGGGAATCCCTCGGCATCCCCAGCGGGACAGAGTTTTACGAGGAGTCCACCTACTGGAACCCGTCCTGGACGATCACCAACGGCGCCATTCAGACGACGAACATCCACGATATGGCGGCCACTGCCGCCGCGATCGGTTCCGGCGCGCTGCTGTCCAGCGAGTCCTACCAGAAGATGATCGCGCCGGACCTGCGCGGAAAGACATCGGCCCAGCCGGGCTGCCCCACCTGCGCACCGCAGACCGTGTTCTACACCTACGGGATCGGCATCGTCCGCTCAGGTTACTGGCTGCTGCAGAATCCGTTGTTCGCCGGGCAGGCGGGCGTCGCGGCGTACCTGCCCGCCAAGAAGCTTGCCGTCGCCATCGCGGTCACCTACCTGCCGGAGGCGTTCGATGACGCCGGCAACTACCCCAACGAGGCCGACACGTTGTTCCGCAGGATCGGCGCCGAACTGGCCCCCGAGGACGCTCCCCCGACACCACCGGGCTCGCCCGGGTAG
- a CDS encoding type 1 glutamine amidotransferase, translated as MAPRVLFLYNDPIAPEAMLGEAFTDAGYDVSTFEVVPASRVGDPAFDVHFPDPTHYDVIVPLGARWSVYDDALRSTWVGAQTRMMLAAADAGVPTLGVCFGGQLLAQAFGGSVQRSDAPEIGWYEVESDQPELIPPGPWFEWHFDRWTAPAGAIEVARTQGAAQAFALGRAVALQFHPELDPALLELWLEDDLEAGEAAMIGRTHDELRSATAQLHDDAARRIRHLVHGFLAYTARPPCPSS; from the coding sequence GTGGCGCCGAGAGTCCTGTTCCTCTACAACGATCCGATCGCCCCCGAAGCCATGCTCGGCGAGGCGTTCACCGACGCGGGATATGACGTGAGCACCTTCGAGGTGGTACCGGCGTCGCGCGTCGGTGACCCGGCGTTCGACGTACACTTTCCCGACCCGACGCACTATGACGTCATCGTTCCGCTGGGCGCACGCTGGTCGGTGTACGACGACGCGCTGCGCTCCACCTGGGTCGGCGCGCAGACCCGGATGATGCTCGCCGCCGCGGACGCCGGTGTGCCGACGCTCGGTGTCTGCTTCGGCGGCCAACTACTGGCCCAGGCCTTCGGCGGCAGTGTTCAGCGCTCCGATGCACCCGAAATCGGTTGGTATGAGGTTGAATCCGATCAGCCCGAGCTGATCCCGCCGGGGCCCTGGTTCGAATGGCATTTCGACCGGTGGACCGCCCCGGCGGGCGCCATCGAGGTCGCCCGTACCCAGGGTGCGGCACAGGCTTTCGCGCTCGGCCGGGCGGTGGCCCTGCAGTTCCATCCCGAACTCGACCCCGCCCTGCTCGAACTCTGGCTCGAGGACGACCTGGAGGCCGGGGAGGCCGCCATGATCGGTCGTACCCATGACGAACTGCGTTCGGCCACCGCGCAACTGCACGACGACGCGGCGCGGCGCATCCGGCATCTGGTACACGGATTCCTGGCCTACACAGCCCGTCCGCCGTGCCCCAGTTCGTGA